In the Ricinus communis isolate WT05 ecotype wild-type chromosome 3, ASM1957865v1, whole genome shotgun sequence genome, ttttaaaacatcgtcttagagtgtttagatttacttttaatgtttttgTGTGATGGTATTTATAGTATATATCTATAGCTTTGTGAGATCGACCTCATAATGAACTTTTTCATATTAACATTCGGTTCGTACACTTACGAGTACTAAGTTTGAGACATCACTTTACAAATTTAGATTATCAATAAAtctatatatacttttaaattattcatataaGTCAGAATTATATAAGTGGAGCTTACAATTGtcaaatattattgattaaattcttaaaaaaaaatatttagttgatcaataactaaatatatatatcactaatatagtacttaattatattaataaaattaaaatattttagtttttataaatttataaagtatAATACATTAAAATGACTATCAAGTATTAATATAACCAAATCTAAGggagaaaattataatttattttgttgcactcatataattataatttattatgttgCACTCATAGTCCTCgcatattttaataataaagacAGAAgcacataataatttttaagtattatttataagattttgctagaatattttattattataagtatatgctttaattagagataattaattgatattgttttaaataagttattagttttagatatcattctattaatataaattaaatttatatataacttttaattatttatacaaattaaactaatataGGTAAAACTctcataatttttaagaagtatcaattaaatataaaaatatataataaattaaaataatatatttaattgatcaatatataattaaattaatataatatttaatcatattaattaattattataaattaaaataatattaattattataagtgaGTGTAAATGAAAATTAGAATTTCAACAAGCAATTGTAAGAAAAAGGCTGTGTAAATGGACTTGTTGGGTAAAACCTGGATTGAGCCTAGAAATATAATTGTAGCATAGAGTGACTCAATTGGTTTATAAAGAGAATGAGGCTTTGGGCTTGAATTGAGCATTTCAATGGGCAAACTCATGAAGTGGGCTTCAAAATGAGATGTTGCCAAGGTGCGCTCAAGCACCGCTTTCTCAAACAACGTCGAGTATGAGCCTGgttttttcaaaaaacattattgtatttgtataacaatatttatttatttttatattttatataagtactagtaattttaattctttttttctcacCAATAACtaagatatattaaaataccAGTGtactaaataaaatcaaaacagaCAATAAAATTTGACTCTACTCGTAGTTTTATACTTAATGACTCTTTTCAAAGCAAGATTCAACctatacaaaaaataaattctgtTCGAGATGCTCaaatgctttatttttatttgtatataggcatgcttaaataaattacaaggtgataattaactatattatcatgtaatttgattttccaTATACACATACTAAAAGATTCAAATAAACGACTATACATGCATATAATTACACTATACTTTCCCGGCTAGTTCAAAGATTATTAAATAACATTAGCAACTAGTAGAAGAAATTGCAACGTAATATGGTGTACcctcataaaagaaaaatgcaacTACAACATTGAATTATGAAGGGCATTTCAAGAtgcataattatatattattggattattAGTTAGAATTAGAGATTCTATGAAATATCAACAATTTGTAAAGATAAAAGTCCAACTAACCAAGTGATTAGTTTTatccattttaatattagttagACTCAAACTCAAATCTATTTATTAGGTTCTAGTAATTTTtcagtaaatttatttttattaattaaaattataataatttagttgattaattctttttatcctttttacaTGAAAGTAAAAACTTAAACTgtaatatatcatattaatttggACAAATCACAATGTAAAAAAAGGAGAACAAATATgaagagtttgaaattttatataaaaacaacaaattcgtgattaataatttagaaagagTCCATGGGAAAAAGGAGGGGGCGGCTTTGACGAAGGGCTTAATTTGGACAAATCACATTTCAGATTTGTGGAAATAGTGGGACCATAAACAGAAGTGGCATTTCTTAAGCTGGAAAAAGGAAATTCCTGTCTGCCTGCATGCATGCATGCATGCATACTCTGAAAATCATGGAGAATTAGACCTTTCAATTATCTAGCGAATACGACTTTGTGGAACAGAAGTTTGAAAAATCAAACCCTTTCATTTCATGTGATCAATTCTCAAGAAAGGTACATTATTGTcgcctatatatatatatagcaatctatttttttatttattttttcttttcaattgtaatttgtttttacttaaatataaaaccaACTGTATACAATGAGAATTAAACTTGAGGGACTAATAACGTAGCAAttgtattttcatttttcgTCAACATCAACCTGAAATATCAGTAGCAAATGAACTAACGTGAAAATGGCTTTCATCTTGAAACTGAAATACGATTTTATTGGTGATTATATGAATATTGGtgccattttattttttttatcatttctaGCGATGCCGAGGCAAATGGCTTTCTTTTGTGACTAATATTTCGAAGGTTAATTCATTTAGCCGGTTacaagatatatatatatatatatattaacttttttcattttaaaatcttttttatatgtatatttaatttttgacacataaattttttattttgaaatgtatattactttttacacatgaaatttaagtttatgtgatttttttattaatttattgattaatgaaTTACATTCATGGTTAAATACGGACTCTAATCCCAAGAgatatgatattaattatattttgatattatattaattaataaataattttttaattaaataatgatactaattatattctaagaaatagtagcgcattaattatattttaatattatattaactaataaataattttctaataagataataatattaaatttatcctaaaaaataatatattaattatattttaatattatattgactaataaattaatttttataattagataataattctaatatagaaaataacatcttaaattatatttttaatattatatttaataataaattaaaattttaattatataataaatttttaattctaaagaaagtagtaaaattaattatattgataaatcaatttataatattaaaattaattaatagatatttttaaatttttaaaaaactaaagacatttaaaaatagttagtttgttattattttttaaaattatataaaataatattaaatattaaaaaatttattagattgtatctatcaatttgattttataattaaaataataataacggctATGCAACGTACGGGTAAGCgactaatatatattaatttctaagatttaaaatttatttgatacgTGTGCTTAATCTTTGACATGTAAGATTTTTACTTTGACATATGTactatttttaacacataggattcaagtttatgtgtaattttatattttttctattaatttattaattaataagttacattcataattaaacactcattctaattctaaaaaataacatattactaataaattagttttctaattagataataattattctaaaggataatatattaattatattttgatattatatcaactaacaaattagtttttcaattagataatgattttaattataaaaaatatttttttatatattatattactaataaattaatttttaattatataataatttataattcttaaaaagatAGTGTACCAATTAcgttgatagtattaatttatataatattatagtcaataaaaaatattttaaaaataatttattgatagtattaatttaaagataatattaatagataaatattttattaaataatataaataaaattttaaaagaattaaaaaaatttaaaaaagttagtttgctattattttaaaaattattatgaatcaaatattaatattgaataattaattaaattatatttataaatttacttttataatcaaaataataataacggtcgTGCAATGTATGGATAGATGActagttaaaataaatctaaaagttTTGTgtgtaattaataatatataaaattgctaatataataaaaaaatataataaaaagttagcGAATTATTTTTGGTCATTAATAAggctttttatatttcttgtacCTTCTTTGTTAAAATTCAACTTTTAGAATAAGGAAAGTTTTAGTCATACTTTCTTTTGGagcaaattttaaaagataaaattaacaaataataaaatattatttaattactcttttttttttttttaaaatttagactCTTTTTCCTAAAATATTCAATTCTTCCAACTAAAATATCCAATTCTTTCAACTTTTACAAGATAATCACcatattttcaagaaattataatatagaattttatgtattttaaattcaaaatctgGCTTTATCTTGCACATGTGGCactaaatcataataaaaaactcTACACGTCAGTAAAATTAATTGCTAACTCACACATgaaaatttagtaattaggttatataaaaattaagattttaaaagattGATCCCAAGCAGCAATTTCAAAGAGTTCCCTAAACCATAAAATTGCCCTTccataactatttttagtGGCCTTGAATGAAGTTCCGGCCATGCTTAGAAAATAAAGTCTtagaaatattgataaattcgAACTCAAGAGAGACTtcatcaaatttataataatactaataatatagACATGGAGATAATGATACAAAGACCAAGTAATAAAGcattacatataaaaaaaataagaaccgtattatttaattaaaaatattcgGTTGTTGCAACAtaacttcaataaaatatgtggctatatacatataaaagaattaaaacctCAATGGGTTGTTAATGTCTAGTTTGGGAAGATTAGGAATAAAGTATGATTCTCACATACATAAGTTCCTTGTAGATGTTGTTCTCATTGTCGGGTCGAATGTAGAAAAACAAACTCCAGTTCTGAAAATAGCACCAATTTCATGACGGAAATTTAACCtgaattaattatgttatatatatatatatatatagtaaaattatGAATTCAAAAGTAAGTTCGAAATCTTAACAACTATGCCGTGGTAAAAGGGGTTATGCTATCTCCAGTTTGACTTTGACAGTacccatttcttttttctttatcattttaacaATTCCAAATTAAGTCTTTGTTTGGAATACTCGctttatcaatttataattaaattagtgcCAAGTTTAAAGTTTATGCACagatgtaaaataaaatttcgtTATTATTTGGTCTTTTGAATAAGAATCTGAcaagtaatttatatatatatatcaatttagagTTGTTACTTTTGTGtgaataaacaaaagaaaattaagatttatGAGAGCTTTGAATCAAAAGATCTTGACTCTTGACCAGGAAAACTGGGCATATACAGAATAAGCTTGAAACCATTTACTACAGAATGGTCAATTTTCCATCCATggtttttagtaaataaaagataatggACTTTGATTCAAGAAAGCGTACACACTTCCATTTTCAAAACAAATATTAGACATAACGAATAAACTTGTCTTCTGactcttttaatttctctttcaaCCTTCTTCCAGTTTTCTTGGATATTTCCATTATTTTTCAGAGTTATTAAGAACTAAGACCACATGCATTATGCGTCTAATTATGTCgcatatttcttcttcttacaATCTAATGTTTACTTTTCCTTATATGTCTCAACAGGATTGCGGCCAGCTGTTCCATTCCCTATAGTCACATGCaatttagaaaactaaaaGTCAGAATCTTTTGGTTTTCTGTGACATAAATGGAAGATAACGAGAGAAAGCATCACTCTGCTCTGTGAGTTTAAGCCTTCCTGCCTAGTAACTTGGAaagttaatagttttatttaatttgaacgaaagtttaattttgagtccttttttattttatttttataatttaaaaataataataacaatgtaTGAATTATTTGATATCTAATTTAAATGACAATAATGTTTTTCGGgagaaaatactttaaatcaatgcattttattttctttaagatcAAGAGTTATTACTTTATAATAAATGCAGCTCCAATAACCGAGCCTCTggtgaataaaaaataaaacaacgAAAAGCAAATAAACCGAGTTTTCATAAATCACtgtataattagttttatttatagatgatgtgataaattaaatttatctaaaaatttgtcctaattacaacaatgataAAAGTATAAGAGAGTTAATATAgtgaattatttaattaagtgaagtgtatatatatatgttgctaaattaaaataaaagtatatcaatttattgatatatataatgaattagTTATTTGGGTATACTGTAACTCTAGTATTACTGACGCAAAACTAATTGCTCAAAGGATGTTGGtgctattaattaattagagatcTTTGAATAGATAAGAGATCCTTGATAAATGGCGGTCAAACATGGGTTTGCCTGCAAAAGCGATCTCACTACTGCAACAAAGATCATAATATTTGCCACCAAGACTAATATCTTtgttaaattatcaaattggCGTCTCTCCATTTTATTTTGGGTTCCACTAGAAACTGCCATAAGTGATAAGAAGTCGCAGGACATAGGTAATAACTAATAAGTGCCGCCTGAAGGTTAATGTTAAAGCCAAGAGTTTAACGGAGATAAAATGGGAGGGAGGAATGGTCcaataatttatcataaaaaaggGGACGGaattgtaataatatttttggcTCGGAATGAAATAAGGAGTTGAAttgaaaggaaattaaaattaataaaaaatattaaaaattgtagttttttttttaactcaaTTGATTTTAAACTAACATTGATAAAATgagattaatttaaaaatagacaataaaatttaaatttcactaatttaaaaataaaatttgagtgAACGATTGATGAAATCTACCTAAATTTCAATCCATCTCaattaaacataataaaataaaacaaggaCATTGCTCTtgtatgtattaattaaaagactaATTTCTATCTACCCAAGTGCGGATATATAAGATGGTAAGGATCTCTTCTAGCTTAATTAAGGTTTCGAGTTTGAATATTGAATACATATACAGTTGCGTCAAAACTCTTGAGAGAGTGTTTTGCCACCTGTAAGAATCATACCTGACACGCTCTAGATTAATTCTAGatgtatgtatataaaagaagactaattctatcttttattaaacaaatataaatataatataatgttgtatgttaaatgtattaaaggaaaataaaaaatataattaatggtAATTCTGACTATCATCAAAATCTAATAGTATTCTTTCATTaatacttaaaataatataagcaGGAAACAAGTTATGCAATGGGTAGGCCATTTCCAGGAAGAATATTGGCCAAGGGATGCAAACATGCAACAAACCCTAGCACATGAAATGACATGTGTTATATGCAACGAATTAGGGTTTGTAATTTACAAAGAAACTCCCCAAAACAACATTCCCCAGTCCAAAAGAAGGCAAAATGAAACCATGTACTTAATGAAATTTCTCATGAGTATAGACAACAAGTTTATTcaactattattatattgtcattagatctctctctctccaacTACAAGTCCAACAGACGGGCCTATAAATATGTGAACCCCATGCACATTTCCTATACAAACATCCCAAAGCCTGAAACAATCATCTTTCATATCtctcttaattttatctttagcACTTGAGATCATTAATTAGCCAGTATGGCTAGACAAAGTCACCTTTTGGTCTCAAGAATTGGCATTATTGGAGCTGGTGTGAGCGGTTTAGCTGTGCTTAAGCAGCTATCCCACCACAATCCGCTAGTATTTGAGTCTAGTAATTCTCTTGGTGGAGTATGGAAAAGTTGCTCCTATCATTCCACCAAACTTCAGTCCTGTCGTGCAGATTATGAGTTCTCTGATTTCCCTTGGCCTAATAGAGATGACCCAAGTTTTCCTTCTCATCTTGAGATTCTGGATTACTTGTCGTCTTATGCTCAGTGTTTTGACCTTTTCAAGCATATTAGGTTCAATTCTAAGGTGGTGGAGGTCAGGTTCGTCGGTGACAGGGAACCTGCCGATTGTAATGGAACGTATGGAGAGTATGGAAGCCTACTTCCCGGTCATCCAGTTTGGGAGGTGGCTGTGCAAACCAATGATTCAGACACTGTTCAGGTCTTTTTACTAGGGTTtctatttgtttttccttttataatcTCGATGAATAATATTTGAACTGAAGCTTATATTTCTGCATTTTATAGCAACAGTTCAATGATTCCACCATAGAATCTCTTTCTTGTTAGAATTAAGAGAatcatatttaattgattCGGTGTAAATACCTTGATAATCCATGCACTTTGAGAGAGTAATAATTTCAACACTTTCActtatcttcttcttcgtcattatgctttttaaattttatgatttacattatataaatttcatttctCCATTTCAGTGGTACGGATTCGAATTTCTTATAATATGCATCGGAAAATATGGTGATATACCAAAGATTCCTGAATTTCCTCACAATAAAGGCCCGGAAATATTTAAAGGAAAGGTTATGCACCCTCTGGATTACTGTAAACTTGAGAAGGAAGCTGCTTCAGAGCTTCTGAAAGGAAAGAAGGTGGTGGTTGTTGGGTTCAAAAAATCAGCCATCGATTTAGCACTGGAGTGTGCTGAGGCCAACCAAGGTATAATCACACCACCATACAAAACTCTCTATGTTGTATGCCCATTTAATAGATGACCTGCATATATGCTTAGCTTATGAAAACGAAAGATACCTCTATTTATATACTACatctataaattattaatatttaattaattaaatatcaatgATCTAACGTTTaagcataaatatacatataagtTCTTGGTTTCACATTTGTTTTGCATAAGAAAGttgtattttcttcttcttctttcctttataTCTTCTTGTCCCACCTCAAATTTAGCTGGTAAGCTATGGAAAATTTACATATGTTATACCTTTATGCTTTTAAAGAATTGTTTGACTTGTGAGTATATCTATGTATGTTCTTTCCTTCCTTTGAGTCAACCCAGTTATTCATATGGCTggtttactttttttcttggAATCCATACTATacagattatatatatataatttatagataCACGTCATATTATTACAAATATGAAGTAGATGgccaatttttaatttaggcGTTTGCTTTAggctttaattattttcttcgtAGTTTTTGATCGATTCTTTTCAATTTGGTCTTCATTTCTAACCTGCTTGTCTCCATAACCATCGCTTATCTGACCATTTCATCTCTCAAATTTGATATGTTAACTTTCTTTTTGAGTGATGAAATTTAAAGTTTGATATTTACTTCTACAAAATagccctttttttttatattaactttattttagtattatttctTGGCGTTAATCTTTTCCTCCATGAAAGAGTGGCAAACATATGTCCATCATGACAAATTACAAAATTTCCCCGTTGAAAAGGGGGAATTTTGGATGATTTTTATGCCTTCTTATAAAAGTAATGTCTAAACGAGAAATGGGCATTTTGTCATCAAGTCTCATAATCAAACCTTcccaaaaaattaaagaaagagaagtgGCATGTTTGGACTTAACGATTTCCCCTCCTACGCACGTTTTCAACTGTTTTAATAGCACGTTATTTTGAATCCAATTTGATTTGGACTATAATACCAGAAAAGACAAAGGAACATCTTCAATTTCAACATCCTCCCTAGAAACAAgagcatattatttccatttttgGCAACTTTGACGAAAGTTGTTCCATTACTTGATTTGCACATGTCATAAAATTCTTCTCAGCTATAAATGAGATCTGacttaagaaattataaggtCCTAAGGTTCAACATTAGTTAGAATTTGattcattaaaaaagaaaataaattgccTCCATAGCCCTTTTTGttaaaatgaaaggaaaactTGGATGAGTTGAAGAGATTTTCTTCACATATTTCTCCCCTTTGGAATTCTATTCTGTTCAAAGTTTAAGATTCACATATAACTCCTTTAAGCTTGTCTTTATCATTACAGGCTAAAGTAATTTCATACTCCTAATTAAAgcattatgaaattatttattttaatattcgaTTACTTATTAGGATTcaatctttaaaaattttggaagttaaaagaaaaaattaatttactttcaaaataatgaatggtggctatttttaaatgttttgcAGGTCCAGATTGGCAGCCGTGTACCATGGTGGTAAGGACCTTACACTGGACTGTACCTCATTACTGGGTGTGGGGCTTGccatttttcttgttcttttccaCAAGATCTTCTCAATTTATCCACGAAAGACCTAACCAAAGCCTCCTCAAGGCCCTGCTTTGCCTGCTTTTATCTCCAATGGTAACTCACAGCTGTGTCATTTTTGGGTATAAACTCGGTACTCAAGTGCTATTGTTGTTGCCTaactgaaataaatatttgcaGAGACATCTAGTTTCCAAGTTCATAGAGTCCTATCTGCTCTACAAACTTCCTCTGCAGAAGTACGGATTAAAACCCGATCATCCTTTCGTTGAAGATTATGCTTCATGCCAGATGGCCTTAATGCCAGAAAATTTCTTCTCCGAGGCTGACAAAGGCAAGATTCTGTTCAAAAGAGCATTTAAATGGTGGTTCACTAAGGAAGGACTTGAATTTGAAGATAATACTAGATTGGAGGCTGACGTTGTGATGCTTGCAACTGGTTACGATGGAatgaaaaagctaaaaaaaatcATGCCAGAGCCTTTTTGCAGTTTGTTAGAGTATCCTGCTGGTGTCATGCCCTTATACaggttaaaattaattttcatagaACTGATATTATATAATGCTAAGTTTCATAACAATTATACAATGCTGAGTTTTGTTTGTTCTTGCAGAGGAACAATTCATCCACTTATCCCAAACATGGCTCTTTTGGGATACATAGAAAGTGTTTCAAACCTTCACACAGCAGAACTACGAAGCATGTGGCTGGCAAGGCTACTTGACAATCGATTTAAGCTTCCAACTGTGGAGAAGATGCTTGAACAAGTTTCTAAGGAGATCGAAGCTATGAAGAGGACAACAAGgttttacaagaaaaaacaTTGCATCTCCACTTTTAGCATCAACCACAGCGACGAAATCTGTGAAGAAATGGGGTGGAGTTCTTGGAGGAAAAAGAATTTCCTGGCGGAAGCATTTAGCCCATATGGCACTCAGGACTATCGGCAGGTGTAATAGCCTAACAAGTACATCAATATCCAGTGCCATTCTTTATGTTCAAACATAATAAGCACATTAGTGCGCATCTCGGGGTTTTtgtatgaaagaaaaataaggaaatagtAGTTGAAAAGTAAATCAACTTATCATGTATAGGATATGAAATCCAAATGTTCAATAAACTGTATTATTCATCTAAGAGAAAGTGTAATCCTTTTTGGTACTTTGAAGTCATCCAGAAATCAGAGACAATGACAGGTGTTTTTAACTACTGGAGCTACAGCTTCAATCCTTGtgaatgtatatatatgtgaaaTAACAAAGGATCCTACCCGGTAACTGGCTATTAACTACAATAACTAGAATAATACAAGAATATGTTGAATTCCAAGATAACAGATGAGAAGGGGAAAaggtaaatataaaatcaatacaACATACTGAAGGATCAAAGGCTTTGAAGTAATTTCAAGGtttcatcaatatgcttttcGGGTTGAAACTGGTTGTTGTAGATGAGTTGAACCGCACCCTTCTTGTCAAGAACATATGTCTGTCTCCCAGGTAATGTTCCAAACAGATCTCCTGGAATTCCCCACTCTTTTCTTACTCTGTTTCCTTCATCACACAGCAATGTGAATGGAAGTCTGTACTTTTTCGCAAATGCCTACAACCATTTAAGCTTTTCTGTCAACTTCTAGCATGATTGATATTAGTTATGGGCTACAGAATAAGTCAAATGAATAAGCTGAAGCATGTTGTAAAACTATTCTGTAATTGCTAATGGTCTTATAGAACAAAACCAAAAAGTAAAAAGCATAAGGCTAATGATATAGGTTCAATTGCATTCTAATCTCGTGTCTGCATTGCAAGATAATAGAACCAGCACAAAAAAGGGAACGTATGGCTGCAAAACCATGGATATGAACTGCATaagattttagaaattttccAGATCAAGCATAGACAACTGAACTTGTCTGGATGGGACTAAATTAAAGAGTAAAACT is a window encoding:
- the LOC8259061 gene encoding probable flavin-containing monooxygenase 1 — encoded protein: MARQSHLLVSRIGIIGAGVSGLAVLKQLSHHNPLVFESSNSLGGVWKSCSYHSTKLQSCRADYEFSDFPWPNRDDPSFPSHLEILDYLSSYAQCFDLFKHIRFNSKVVEVRFVGDREPADCNGTYGEYGSLLPGHPVWEVAVQTNDSDTVQWYGFEFLIICIGKYGDIPKIPEFPHNKGPEIFKGKVMHPLDYCKLEKEAASELLKGKKVVVVGFKKSAIDLALECAEANQGPDWQPCTMVVRTLHWTVPHYWVWGLPFFLFFSTRSSQFIHERPNQSLLKALLCLLLSPMRHLVSKFIESYLLYKLPLQKYGLKPDHPFVEDYASCQMALMPENFFSEADKGKILFKRAFKWWFTKEGLEFEDNTRLEADVVMLATGYDGMKKLKKIMPEPFCSLLEYPAGVMPLYRGTIHPLIPNMALLGYIESVSNLHTAELRSMWLARLLDNRFKLPTVEKMLEQVSKEIEAMKRTTRFYKKKHCISTFSINHSDEICEEMGWSSWRKKNFLAEAFSPYGTQDYRQV